The following DNA comes from Planctomycetia bacterium.
CGACCTCCTTCACGCCCATTCCATTGATCGGGGTGTGGCTATTCTATTTATACTCCCACTCCCTAACATCCACAAAATGCCCCTTGATCGCTGCCGCGGCCGCCATCGCTGGCGATACTAAGTGCGTGCGGCCGCCTTTGCCTTGGCGGCCTTCGAAGTTGCGGTTGCTGGTCGAGGCGCAGCGTTGACCCGGCGTGAGGATGTCCGGGTTCATGCCGAGGCACATGCTGCAGCCAGCCTCGCGCCATTCGAAGCCGGCTTCTTTGAAGACGCGATCGAGGCCTTCTTGCTCGGCTTGTTCTTTCACCTGGCCGCTGCCGGGGACGACCATGGCGTGAACGTGAGCGGAGACGCGATAGCCCTTCACGACGTTGGCCGCGGCGCGGAGGTCTTCGATGCG
Coding sequences within:
- a CDS encoding aconitase family protein → ATYDRVEIFHTRDIEPQITWGTNPGQVAPIGASIPDPSKLQDDNERKAAASAIDYMGLKPGTPLKELQLDRVFLGSCTNGRIEDLRAAANVVKGYRVSAHVHAMVVPGSGQVKEQAEQEGLDRVFKEAGFEWREAGCSMCLGMNPDILTPGQRCASTSNRNFEGRQGKGGRTHLVSPAMAAAAAIKGHFVDVREWEYK